AAAGGAATTAGCGACCATCTCTCGATCAACTGGCCTGGAATTAGGTTCTGCAAATTTAGCTTTACGTGATGATTCCCTGACTCCTCCATCGACGTATACGGAGGTTGCTGTGGCTCGCGATGTTTCCCCTTCTTGGTTGCTACGACTTGTCGATTTCAAGATCTTCTTTTTGTATAGATGTTGCGTGCTCCGTACCTTCTTAGTGACGCCTGTTTACTGCTTGTCTTGTATCGAGAAGAGTGAGCATAATATGCTACGAGATTCAATCTCAACTCCGAACAAAATATACACCTCCACGAAAATTGATCGAAAACCTTTCTAACCAAGAAATCAATGAACTCCGACGAGGTAAATGGCTGCCAAGGACGAAGAGAGAACTCATGGCTAGTATTTCTTACTGTACGTAGGACTTGCATCTATCGGGCGGCGCCCACGAACGATCATTGCGGTCAAAGCAAGTAAAGGAGCACGCATTGTGATGCTCATAAAAAGCCGTGCGCTACGGTTGAATCGCCGAGAAATTTCGCTGCGCGTTAGCTAAAATGTCCAGATTTTGAGGCGAACAGCGACTCTGTTTGATTCAAAATTAATGGTACGTTTggaggattaattatatattatcttttacagttaattatttcatatctcatccctatattttttttaaaataatttatatattttaataatatcgattttgttaataaataataataattttaacgtaAATACAAAGTGACCCTCACGTCTCTTAgtcgctctcctcatccacaacaattaTCTCGTGGCTCTCAACGATACTATCGTCCATCATCACTAACATCGTTTCGTCATAatccataaaaatatttttttttatttcatattttcgttgataaaatcgatgatgttaTGGTATTATATGTttctatttttataattataaaaatattttgtataattttttaaaaatataaaaaattaggatactaaatataattaaataggaAACAACATGTAATTAGCGCATGGGGTGCGTCGTATCAAAACTCAACCGAGTCAACtcactggctgggcggtggagacCAGAGGGGCTGCCATCTCAGTCCCTCATCCCAACCGAAGGATCATCCGGTGATGGAACACTCGTAGTTCGCGTACATTCATGACTACCAAAGCCTTGGTGCCTTCCAACTGAATCCATGCGTTGTGCGCCTGTTCTTTCCTGATGACCTCTCTCCGTATTTTGTCTTTCTTTCTATTATTAGTAGTACACACACAGATTGCATAAGGAAGGCGAGTAGCGGATGAAGCAGAGAGAaagcaggagaagaagaaggagaagcgagAAGAAGAGGTGCAATACTCTTTTTGGTTTCATCATCGTCGTCATAATTATCATTATCACCAccataagaaggaaaagaaggaGGGGAATAAGAAGGAACGCGACCGAGGACGGCATGGAGACGCTGGATGAGGAGGTGGAGGAGTACAGCTGGAGGGACGTGGTGCTGCCGGCGTTGATCCCGGTGGTGCAGGAGCCGGTGGAGCTGGAGCGAGAGAGCAGGCAGCGACGGCGCGGCCGGGACATCCTGGTGGCGGTGGACCACGGCCCCAACAGCCAGCACGCCCTCCACTGGGCCCTCGCCCACCTCTGCCGCCTCGCCGACACCCTCCACTTCGTCCACGTCGTCCACAGTAGGCTCTTCTATCCTTCCTCGGACATGTCCTCCACTTGATCTATTTTTCTCTGGGTAGAACACAACAAGTCGGTCTCTGTTTCTGCTTCTCTCTGTTCCGAGTGACACATCACAACTCCATAGGTGTTCAGGACGAGGTGCTGTACGAGGTCAGTAAGCAGCGAATGGACGAGCTGGCCGTCGAGGCCCTCCAGATTGCCATGGTAATGCTGCTGCCTTCCATCTAGCGCAGGACATGGCCATCGTAGCTAGCTGAACCAAACCACTTTAGCAGCCTTAAAGTTGCAGTAGAATATGAGTCCGATCCATACACTTTTCCCCTCGTAAACATGACACCAATTTATATACGTCGTAACGTCTCGCAACAAAGTAAAAGAACACGGGAATGCGTTCAGGTGAGGTCGCAGGGTCGCATCGTGGAAGGGGAGGCCGGGAAGATGATATGTCGAGAGGCGGAGAGGTTAAAGCCGGCAGCCTTGGTGATGGGAACCCGCGGGCGAGGCCGCATTCAAAGGTAATAAACCccgtcctttttcttttcttcatccCTCACGAACGCGAGCCATGAGACGACAGAATGACTCGATTTGCGCAAACATCGATCGTCATCGATTCAGGGCTTTTCTCTTTGTGTGTTTGCAGTGTGTTGCAGGGCAGCGTCAGCGAGTACTGCTTCCGTCATTGTAAAGCAGCACCGGTCATCATCGTTCCGGGGAAAGGTCGGCAGCAACGCCCTTTACACTAATTGTTTGTTCCATTACACCATCGGTGTGCATGCAAGGAATGGACCCTCTCTCGAAATcaaagagggaaagaaaaagaacagtGAAGAGAGCCCCCTATTGCATGTACTTCTCTTGTGATCAACAATCGATCAATCGCATCTTATTTGCTTCGCAGAAGCCGGCGATCGGTCTGTCATCTGATGGGGCGCCGCAGGGAATTAAGTTGCCTTGTTGTACCTGCTTTCGTTGATTATTTGGCTAATATCAGAACCAGCATCAGCCCGGTGGGTCGATGATGGCAATTTCTCGGTGCTACTCTTTCGTAGTTCTTGATTCGTTTCGTATGCCCACGAATCTGTCTCTGCCCGACAGTGAAGCACTGGAAGAAACTTTGTCGTTCATGATCACTATTATCACCTATGCATTTGCATTCGACATTATCGATTTCTTCTCTTAGAACATCGACTCCTGCAAGATCAATGAAACCGCCATATCCACCAGCCGCATGTAAATCCACGGGACTCGAACAAGCTAAGTTGATCATACATGTTCTGTATGAGAACAGAAAAACCTAATATGTTAGGCTCAGACAGACGAATTCCATTCATCGACTCTGCTGAAGATGGCTATCAATAATTCTGAGAGATGATTCGATGCACCTAAATAATTAAGAAGAACATCTGAGAGAAAATGGAAAACATTATTCTTCACATGTATCCACAAACTcgttcttttctttcctttttctctttagaGAGTAAAATCAAAACGCTAAACTGTCTTCTTTTACATTTTCACGGCCATTAGCGTCCGACTTCCACACAAAGATAAAGTTGAAGTTGGTGGACGGTCTTGAAAGTTACTTCGGCCAAAGCCAACTGCATCATGTGAATGCTTCATCTTGAAGATACCAACCAACGCAGCTAAATAACTCGGCTGCTTCTCCGTGGAAGGCGCATCGTCAttatttcctcctcctcgccAAATCCTCATCCCTCAACCGAAAGCTCCAGGCCACCATCCGAAAGGAGGAGGACTGCGAGTCTCTCCGGTGAAGGTGACCTGAGAAATCCCCATTTAAACATGGACCCAACCGCGAGTCACATCCATCTCTCGCTGTCCACAAAACAGTACAAAGAGGACCCCGACATCCTCTCCTCCGTGTGTGCAGACGAGTCCCATACATACTAcggatatgtgtatatatataatatattacttAGCATGAATAGTTCGGGAGCAGTGATCCCACCTCTCCATCTCTTTCAGCAACACAAGGCAAGGATGGTGACCCGAAGAAACAAAGTTCCATGGCGAAGGTGGTGGCCTGGTGGGGATATGCATGGAAAGCTACTGCGCGTGCCGACCGGGGACCTATCCAGGACATGCAATGGCGATTAATTAGTTCAGATGTCTCATCGAATGGAACTTTTGTGAATGTGAAATGTGAAAGGATGGGCTACTTTTAACTGCTCCGAAGCAGTACCACTTAATGTCTAACACAGTGTAGTCGAGTTTTGGATTGTCATTCATTCTCTTGATGGATTTGCAGTGTGACCAATCTTGCATTGTCCGACACTATCTTTAAGCCAGCACAAACGGAGATCTTGCTTGACTAACAAGAGAAGGCATGACCGTGATTATTATGCCCTCAGACACTTTTGCTCGACGTTTACGGAAACAATCCTGCCATGTCATTTTTTAGGCTTTATCCTTTGTTGCTGATTCACAAATAGTAGATCGAAAAAGGTGTTGTTTCCCTTATAATCAAAAGCATCATTGAAGTTCCACTGGGCATATGTTATCCATGGGTACATATAGTCTGCAAGGAGCTGAGCCTGAGTACACTGCCTGCCTAACATCAGGTAAATGTTAGTAGCTAGCAACCAAAAGGCAGAAGCTGTATGATATTGGAAAGCAGGGCTTTAGGTGATATCATTGTGATGAACCTGAATGATGATTATTAACGGAGACTATGTGATTATGGTGAGTACCACTGACGAAATGCAGAACCAATTGGAGTCCTATTGGAAGGTAACAGGAACATGGTCGATATCATGCACGTTGGTTCGCATTGCTGCAGCatgaatgaatacaattacaacaAATATTTACGGCGAGCAATCTCTGGGCCTCAGCGGTAGGAGCATGCATATACTCAGACTCCAAGGACGAGGATTAACCATCACATCTCCATCTTGAGATTGTTAGGTAAGACACTTCCTGCAAGAATTTTCGACGTCGATTAGCTTGAATGATCACCCACAAGTAACTATTCTTAACTCCGAAGGAAAAAAGGAATAGAATGCCAAAATAATCTAGCAATTTGCAACAAGATTTTTCCTTCCCCCTCCCCAGTCAAACATCGAAAGCGGAGTATCTGTATGAAGCCAGGATTTCTTCGCTGATCAGAAGCACTTCTCTTGTTGTCATCCGATGCATCATAATGTTCTTGGTACAAGATGAGAGCCTTTACCTTCTAATGATTAGAAGGGGAGGGCTGCCCCTCTTCCTTGCTGGAAATCCACGCCATACAAGCTTTGCAGGTTTGTACTCCAAACAGAACACCCATTGACCTGAAATGGCCCCCCGTGAATATATTACCAAAGATGCACAGGACTCACTAGTGGAATGCTCTGAACATGTTTAACCGAAGTATTACATCAAAAGATGAACCAAAGGATGCATCAGGCACTGCTACTGGTGGATTGACGGTCTGCCGAAGCACTAAATCCGAAGAATCCATGAACGTGTCGAGCCCGGAGCAAGGATGAGGTTGTTGTAAGGTGTCGAATCGAAGGTAGGATTGGTCCAGCAGCTCCGACGACATGCCGATCATCGCAGTGCTGCCTGATTTGCAAGACGGATTTATCTGCACCAGCATCGGGAGCTGTCAGAACAACAGCAACATGAAAACTTCCGGAGACCAGTAGAGATGCAAGCTTTTAGGCTTCAGCAGCAGTCATAAGGGAATCATGTCtgaataggctttcattattgtaCTGAATCGCTCTGTTAACTCTCAAGGATCAAATGATGGATCAGATAATCCAAGACTTTACCTCTCTACCGAAGATGTTGTCGATGTTGATGTCCATCAATGGGCTCGCGGTAGCAAGTTTCATCGACAAGAACTGTCGA
The window above is part of the Musa acuminata AAA Group cultivar baxijiao chromosome BXJ2-6, Cavendish_Baxijiao_AAA, whole genome shotgun sequence genome. Proteins encoded here:
- the LOC135613454 gene encoding uncharacterized protein LOC135613454, which gives rise to MKQRESRRRRRRSEKKRCNTLFGFIIVVIIIIITTIRRKRRRGIRRNATEDGMETLDEEVEEYSWRDVVLPALIPVVQEPVELERESRQRRRGRDILVAVDHGPNSQHALHWALAHLCRLADTLHFVHVVHSVQDEVLYEVSKQRMDELAVEALQIAMVRSQGRIVEGEAGKMICREAERLKPAALVMGTRGRGRIQSVLQGSVSEYCFRHCKAAPVIIVPGKEAGDRSVI